In Sphingomonas sp. PAMC26645, one DNA window encodes the following:
- a CDS encoding cytidine deaminase, giving the protein MTEQATQLVAAARDAARNAHAPYSRFAVGAAVLLDDGTVITGANFENASYGLSLCAETVAIATASAEGRLRDIVAIGVIGGAMDADGRATGTSPVSPCGRCRQIINEAAQMGGRDLPVHCGAAEGDAIRTYVVSELLPDAFGPADLGIS; this is encoded by the coding sequence ATGACTGAACAAGCAACGCAACTCGTGGCGGCAGCACGCGACGCCGCGCGCAACGCCCACGCGCCCTATTCGCGGTTCGCGGTCGGTGCCGCGGTGCTACTCGACGACGGTACGGTAATCACCGGCGCAAACTTCGAGAATGCGAGCTACGGCCTGTCGCTGTGTGCGGAAACAGTCGCGATCGCCACCGCGAGCGCGGAGGGCAGGCTCCGCGATATCGTCGCGATCGGCGTGATCGGCGGTGCGATGGATGCGGACGGCCGCGCGACCGGCACGTCCCCCGTCAGCCCATGCGGCCGCTGCCGACAAATCATTAACGAGGCGGCGCAGATGGGCGGCCGCGACCTGCCGGTGCATTGCGGCGCGGCGGAAGGCGATGCGATCCGCACTTATGTCGTATCGGAATTGCTGCCTGACGCGTTCGGCCCGGCGGACCTGGGGATCAGCTAA
- a CDS encoding GH25 family lysozyme produces MAHALLKFAAALAATGFVGICGWTAATGWHPDVKHYPLQGIDLAENPGPVEWGTVRASGADFAYIVATSGTDRRDPAFEANWAALPDAGLRRGAVHIYSLCQRADEQANAFNTFVPRTSDALPTAVDIAFHDDCTARPDRATLIADIAQFVTMVETHTRQPVMLRISKAVDSKYTLSDAVPRPLWAVENILKPDYTARPWRMWRASDFRRIDGIKGPVNWDVVAS; encoded by the coding sequence ATGGCTCACGCACTTTTGAAATTCGCGGCCGCGCTGGCCGCGACCGGCTTCGTCGGCATCTGCGGCTGGACCGCCGCGACCGGCTGGCACCCCGACGTCAAGCACTACCCGTTGCAGGGCATCGACCTCGCCGAGAACCCCGGCCCGGTCGAATGGGGTACGGTGCGCGCGAGCGGTGCCGACTTCGCCTACATCGTCGCGACGTCGGGGACCGACCGCCGCGATCCGGCGTTCGAGGCGAACTGGGCCGCGTTGCCCGACGCCGGCCTGCGACGCGGCGCGGTGCACATCTATTCCTTGTGTCAGCGTGCGGACGAGCAGGCGAACGCGTTCAACACCTTCGTGCCGCGGACTTCGGACGCGTTGCCGACCGCGGTCGACATCGCGTTCCACGACGACTGCACGGCACGGCCGGATCGCGCGACGCTGATCGCCGACATCGCGCAGTTCGTGACGATGGTCGAGACGCACACCCGCCAGCCGGTGATGCTGCGGATCAGCAAGGCGGTGGATTCGAAATACACGCTGTCGGACGCCGTGCCGCGGCCGCTATGGGCGGTAGAGAATATCCTCAAGCCCGACTACACCGCGCGGCCGTGGCGGATGTGGCGCGCGAGCGATTTCCGCCGCATCGATGGGATCAAGGGACCGGTGAACTGGGACGTGGTGGCATCATGA
- a CDS encoding UPF0262 family protein, producing the protein MADPRIIDVQLDETSLGWRSPDVEQERRIAIFDLIEGNHFAPQRAYADGYAGPYKIKLQSEEGRLGIHIHREDDTHLETLVLALGRFRRPIRDYFAICDSYYQAIRQSSPAQIETVDMARRGVHNEAAELLKERLDGKIEVDFDTARRLFTLICVLHIRN; encoded by the coding sequence ATGGCCGACCCGCGGATCATCGACGTGCAACTCGACGAGACCAGTCTCGGCTGGCGCTCGCCCGACGTCGAGCAGGAGCGGCGGATCGCGATTTTCGACCTGATCGAGGGCAATCACTTCGCCCCGCAGCGTGCCTATGCCGATGGCTATGCGGGGCCGTACAAGATCAAGCTCCAGTCGGAGGAAGGACGCCTCGGCATCCATATCCACCGCGAGGACGACACGCATCTCGAGACTTTGGTCCTCGCGCTTGGACGATTCCGCCGGCCGATCCGCGACTATTTCGCGATCTGCGACAGCTATTACCAGGCGATCCGGCAATCCTCCCCGGCGCAGATCGAGACGGTCGACATGGCGCGCCGGGGCGTCCACAACGAGGCCGCCGAGCTGCTGAAAGAGCGCCTCGACGGCAAGATCGAGGTCGATTTCGACACCGCGCGACGGCTGTTCACGCTGATCTGCGTCCTCCACATCCGCAACTAG
- a CDS encoding replicative DNA helicase, with protein sequence MATLAFPVPAVPEPQQLPRNVEAEAAMLGAMMIDNRLADDLVDKLEPGHFFEPVHGRIFAAIKTLRGNDMLVTPVTLRPMFDADEGMRELGGPAYLAGLTGSGAGLIGARQFAQQIYDLAMLRALVSVGRTLVDRAMDTSEEVNPRAQIELAEEELFKVAADGGSENTVKSFAQATTAAVKMAERALNSGGNLSGVTTGIDSINAKIGGMHHSDLMILAGRPGMGKTSLATNIAFNAARRWMRDMADGIAPKDSVGAKVAFFSLEMSADQLATRILAEQSQISSESLRMGKISRTEFAQLAAAAAELENLPLFIDDTGGLSIGALHTRVRRLQRRHNNEIGLVVVDYLQLLSGSGKSKDGNRVQEISEISRGLKTLAKDLNVPVLALSQLSRAVESREDKTPMLSDLRESGSIEQDADMVWFVYREDYYVASKEPKRPAEGDSSKIFEDHASWAAEMERVYGLAELIIAKQRHGATGKVRMKFDPTITKFSDLAEY encoded by the coding sequence ATGGCAACTCTCGCATTCCCCGTTCCCGCGGTCCCCGAACCGCAGCAACTTCCCCGCAACGTCGAAGCCGAGGCCGCGATGCTCGGCGCGATGATGATCGACAACCGCCTCGCGGACGATCTGGTCGACAAGCTCGAACCGGGGCATTTCTTCGAGCCGGTCCACGGGCGCATCTTCGCGGCGATCAAGACGCTGCGCGGCAACGACATGCTGGTGACGCCGGTGACGCTGCGGCCGATGTTCGATGCGGACGAGGGTATGCGCGAGTTGGGCGGGCCGGCGTATCTGGCTGGGCTGACGGGCAGCGGTGCGGGCCTGATCGGTGCGCGCCAGTTCGCGCAGCAGATCTACGACCTCGCGATGTTGCGTGCGCTCGTGTCGGTCGGCCGCACGCTGGTCGATCGCGCGATGGACACCTCCGAGGAGGTCAATCCGCGCGCGCAGATCGAGCTCGCCGAGGAAGAGCTGTTCAAGGTTGCGGCGGATGGCGGATCCGAGAACACGGTGAAGTCGTTCGCGCAGGCGACGACCGCGGCGGTCAAGATGGCTGAGCGCGCGCTGAACTCGGGCGGCAACCTGTCGGGCGTCACCACCGGCATCGATTCGATCAACGCGAAGATCGGCGGCATGCATCACAGCGATCTCATGATCCTCGCCGGTCGTCCGGGCATGGGCAAGACGTCGCTCGCCACCAACATCGCGTTCAACGCCGCGCGGCGCTGGATGCGCGACATGGCCGACGGGATCGCCCCGAAGGACTCGGTCGGCGCGAAGGTCGCGTTCTTCTCGCTGGAAATGTCCGCGGATCAGCTCGCGACGCGCATTCTCGCCGAGCAGTCGCAGATTTCGTCCGAATCGCTCCGCATGGGCAAGATCAGCCGCACCGAGTTCGCCCAGCTCGCGGCTGCTGCTGCCGAGCTTGAGAATTTGCCGCTGTTCATCGACGATACCGGCGGTCTCTCGATCGGCGCGCTGCATACGCGGGTGCGCCGGTTGCAGCGTCGGCACAACAACGAGATCGGGCTGGTGGTGGTCGACTACCTCCAGCTATTGTCGGGGTCGGGCAAGAGCAAGGACGGCAACCGCGTCCAGGAAATCTCCGAGATCTCGCGTGGGCTGAAGACGCTGGCGAAGGACCTCAACGTGCCCGTGCTGGCGCTGTCGCAGCTGTCGCGTGCGGTCGAATCGCGCGAGGACAAGACGCCGATGCTGTCGGACCTTCGCGAGTCGGGGTCGATCGAGCAGGACGCCGACATGGTCTGGTTCGTGTACCGCGAGGATTATTACGTCGCGTCGAAGGAGCCCAAACGCCCGGCGGAAGGCGACAGTTCGAAGATCTTCGAGGATCACGCGTCGTGGGCGGCGGAGATGGAACGGGTCTACGGCCTGGCGGAACTCATCATCGCCAAGCAGCGCCACGGTGCGACCGGCAAGGTGCGGATGAAGTTCGATCCGACGATTACGAAGTTCTCGGATCTCGCCGAGTATTGA
- a CDS encoding phosphoadenylyl-sulfate reductase — MGEPARQLDMIDVTPAFTRADAMAMQERFGGVSAQEMLFELLVGELRGRIAAVSSFGAESAVLLHMVSQVDVDVPVVFTNTQKMFGETLAYRDELAERLGFTDLRVFRPDPRLLAIKDKTGLRWSYDPDGCCDLRKVEPLRRALAPFDAWISGRKGFQSGTRTALPRFEEDEGRLKINPLADWDKAKLDAYFAEHELPRHPLEAQGYLSIGCAPCTTKVAPGEDPRAGRWRSFDKVECGIHAPTDYDPMI; from the coding sequence ATGGGTGAGCCCGCGCGCCAACTCGACATGATCGACGTCACGCCGGCGTTCACGCGCGCCGACGCGATGGCGATGCAGGAGCGGTTCGGGGGCGTCTCCGCGCAGGAGATGCTGTTCGAGCTGCTCGTCGGCGAGTTGCGCGGGCGGATCGCGGCGGTGTCGTCGTTCGGCGCCGAGTCGGCGGTGCTGCTCCACATGGTTTCGCAGGTCGATGTCGATGTGCCGGTGGTGTTTACGAATACGCAGAAGATGTTCGGCGAGACCTTGGCGTACCGTGACGAGCTGGCGGAGAGACTGGGGTTCACCGACCTGCGCGTGTTCCGTCCCGATCCGCGGTTGCTCGCGATCAAGGACAAGACGGGGTTGCGGTGGTCGTATGATCCCGACGGCTGTTGCGATCTGCGGAAGGTGGAGCCGTTGCGGCGGGCGCTGGCGCCGTTCGATGCGTGGATTTCGGGGCGGAAAGGGTTCCAGTCGGGCACCCGTACCGCTCTCCCCCGCTTCGAAGAAGACGAGGGCCGCCTGAAGATCAACCCGCTGGCAGATTGGGACAAGGCCAAGCTCGACGCGTATTTCGCCGAGCATGAGTTGCCGCGGCATCCGCTGGAGGCGCAGGGCTATCTCTCGATCGGATGCGCGCCCTGCACCACGAAGGTAGCGCCGGGCGAAGACCCGCGCGCAGGCCGCTGGCGCAGTTTCGACAAGGTCGAATGCGGCATCCACGCCCCCACCGATTACGATCCGATGATTTGA
- a CDS encoding DUF934 domain-containing protein yields MVEYPDQTLLRFRDDEPHDEPAVTLDSFIGQSNAAAVRLEAGDDARALLPQIDQLALIEVSFPGYRDGRGYSSARILREAGYTGELRAQGDVLVDQIPLMRRCGFDSFAPQAPIDIDVLRASLERYDTPYQKAADSAVPVWKLRHG; encoded by the coding sequence ATGGTTGAGTATCCGGACCAGACGCTGCTCCGCTTCCGCGACGACGAGCCGCATGACGAGCCGGCGGTGACGCTCGATTCGTTCATCGGCCAGAGCAACGCGGCGGCCGTGCGCCTGGAGGCAGGTGACGACGCACGAGCGCTGTTGCCGCAGATCGACCAGCTCGCGCTGATCGAGGTGAGCTTCCCCGGCTATCGCGACGGGCGCGGCTATTCGTCCGCGCGGATCCTGCGCGAGGCGGGCTATACTGGCGAACTGCGCGCGCAAGGCGACGTGCTGGTGGACCAGATTCCGCTGATGCGGCGCTGCGGGTTCGACAGCTTCGCACCCCAGGCGCCGATCGATATCGACGTGCTGCGCGCGAGCCTGGAACGCTACGATACGCCGTACCAGAAGGCGGCGGACAGCGCGGTGCCGGTGTGGAAGCTGCGCCATGGGTGA
- a CDS encoding nitrite/sulfite reductase: MYKYDEYDQAIVDQRVDEFRDQVRRRLSGELTEDQFKPLRLMNGLYLQLHAYMLRVAVPYGTLDGRRMRMLGHIARKYDRGYGHFTTRQNIQFNWIQLDQTPDILQELATVEMHAIQTSGNCIRNISSDQFAGAAADEVADPRPWAELIRQWSTFHPEFTYLPRKFKICVIAADEDRAAMRLHDIGIGLHVRDGELGAKIFVGGGMGRTPMISHEIRDFVPADDLMSYLEACLRVYNRYGRRDNIYKARIKILLHEIGPDEYRRQVEEEFAAVKGLGLDPPRAELERITSHFGAPEFDANASTDIDRSDPDFAVWLDQNVKAHKQPGYAIVNISLKPIGGIPGDASADQIGVMADLGTRYSFDELRVTHAQNIVLPHVRIADLHAVWSALNDAGLAEANLDLISDIIACPGLDYCSLANARSIPLAQKIATRFGSLDRQRDLGELKLKISGCINACGHHHAGHIGILGVDKKGTENYQLSLGGSGAEDVSLAKITGPGFSEDGVVDAIERVTDRYLQVRDPGERFLDTYRRVGFETFKEAIYG, encoded by the coding sequence ATGTATAAATACGACGAATACGACCAGGCGATCGTCGACCAGCGCGTCGATGAGTTCCGCGACCAGGTCCGCCGCCGCCTCTCGGGTGAGCTGACCGAGGACCAGTTCAAGCCGCTCCGGCTGATGAACGGCCTGTACCTCCAGCTGCATGCGTACATGCTGCGCGTCGCGGTGCCGTACGGGACGCTGGACGGGCGCCGGATGCGGATGCTCGGGCATATCGCGCGGAAATACGATCGCGGCTACGGCCACTTCACCACGCGGCAGAACATCCAGTTCAACTGGATCCAGCTCGACCAGACCCCGGACATCCTCCAGGAGCTGGCGACGGTCGAGATGCATGCCATCCAGACGTCGGGTAACTGCATCCGCAACATCAGCTCCGACCAGTTCGCCGGCGCCGCCGCGGACGAAGTCGCCGACCCGCGCCCCTGGGCCGAGCTGATCCGCCAATGGTCGACGTTCCACCCGGAATTCACCTACCTACCGCGCAAATTCAAGATCTGCGTGATCGCGGCGGACGAGGATCGCGCGGCGATGCGGCTGCACGATATCGGCATCGGGCTGCACGTCCGCGACGGTGAGCTCGGCGCGAAGATCTTCGTCGGCGGCGGCATGGGCCGCACGCCAATGATCAGCCACGAGATCCGCGATTTCGTCCCCGCCGACGACCTGATGAGCTATCTCGAGGCGTGCCTGCGCGTCTACAATCGCTACGGTAGGCGCGACAATATCTACAAGGCGCGGATCAAGATACTGCTCCACGAGATTGGCCCCGACGAATATCGCCGCCAGGTAGAGGAGGAGTTCGCCGCGGTGAAGGGCCTCGGCCTCGATCCTCCGCGCGCGGAACTGGAGCGCATCACGAGCCACTTCGGCGCGCCGGAGTTCGACGCCAATGCCTCGACCGACATCGACCGCAGCGATCCCGACTTCGCGGTCTGGCTCGACCAGAACGTGAAGGCCCACAAGCAGCCGGGCTATGCGATCGTCAACATCAGCCTCAAGCCGATCGGCGGCATCCCCGGCGACGCATCGGCGGATCAGATCGGCGTGATGGCGGATCTCGGCACGCGCTACAGCTTTGACGAACTGCGCGTCACGCATGCGCAGAACATCGTCCTGCCACACGTCCGCATCGCCGACCTGCATGCGGTGTGGTCGGCGCTGAACGACGCCGGGCTTGCTGAAGCCAATCTCGACCTGATCAGCGATATCATCGCCTGCCCCGGTCTCGATTATTGCAGCCTCGCCAACGCGCGCTCGATCCCGCTCGCGCAGAAGATCGCGACGCGGTTCGGCAGCCTCGATCGCCAGCGCGATCTCGGCGAACTGAAGCTCAAGATCAGTGGCTGCATCAACGCGTGCGGGCACCATCACGCCGGTCACATCGGCATCCTCGGCGTCGACAAGAAGGGCACCGAGAATTACCAGCTCTCGCTCGGCGGCTCGGGCGCGGAGGACGTGAGCCTTGCGAAGATCACCGGCCCCGGTTTCTCCGAGGATGGCGTGGTCGACGCGATCGAGCGCGTCACCGACCGGTATTTGCAGGTCCGCGACCCCGGCGAGCGCTTCCTCGACACCTACCGCCGCGTCGGCTTCGAGACGTTCAAGGAGGCGATCTATGGTTGA
- a CDS encoding DUF2849 domain-containing protein, which yields MKLLTGNDLPTGDVVWWTGNGWSRHIEDAADVGVAGEAILQAEEGARRVNVPYLIEATQTDEGPRPAHIKDRIRALGPTMRPDLTLKPADPNAGSWVI from the coding sequence ATGAAGCTGTTGACCGGAAACGACCTTCCCACCGGCGATGTCGTCTGGTGGACCGGAAATGGCTGGTCGCGCCATATCGAGGATGCGGCCGACGTCGGCGTCGCGGGCGAAGCGATCCTCCAGGCGGAGGAAGGCGCACGCCGCGTCAACGTGCCGTATCTGATCGAGGCGACGCAGACCGACGAAGGCCCCCGCCCCGCCCACATCAAGGACCGCATCCGCGCCTTGGGCCCGACGATGCGGCCCGACCTGACTCTCAAACCCGCCGACCCCAACGCCGGCAGCTGGGTAATCTGA